In Trichoplusia ni isolate ovarian cell line Hi5 chromosome 13, tn1, whole genome shotgun sequence, the genomic window ttgtgaaaaggGTAGAATGATGAAGATCAGCTGTTGCGGCAAGTCGAAGGTAAGATATCGAACGTTGGAGAGACATGGAACTGTTATCGTTTTTGCATATTTAGCTCCTCAACATATCTAACTGTAATTACATTATCCCGCTGTGGAACAATAGGACATGAACTACAGAGAATCCtcgtttttaataactttggctgtaaacaagttacatttctccTAAAACGTTAATTAAATGACTACACTGAATTAagccgccattgtaccctatcactgtatgtattaagaatcactgctgcaattccatggtgtactGTAACCGAAATTATCGGATatccgaaataaaaaaattaccgtTACCGTAACCGAATCCAAAATAAAAGCTTCGGATAGTTTCGGATAGGGCGGAGTCATTAGGCGACGCGCGGTGGTCTGCCGGCCGGGCAAACCAACAACTTGTGACGACGTGTCATATTTACTGtttatactttataaaaatGACACGTCAAACTGACACAAAACTGACAAATCAAAAACAGCTGACACCTTTATTTTACAGTTCCTTAAAAAATTAATATCCGTAACCGAAACTATCGGATAATCCGAAATAATTGAATATCCATAACCGTAACCGAAAccgatattatattttagaaatatccATATCGGTCTGTATACATCTGTCTGTTCCCatatttaaagcgaaataaatgatttgatttgataaaatcCGTATCCGGATCCGAAATTATATATCCATAACATCcctggtgtacaataaagaatctGGTGTACAATCTAAACTGCCAAGTCACACCAGCTGTCATGAAATCATACCTGTCCTCTTGTGATTTCCGAAAGGCTTTTGACAAAGTGGACAACGATGTGCTTTTGACAAAGCTAGGGGCTACGTGCTTATCATCCGAGCTCCTTAACTCCTTAGCCGTCTACCTACGAGATTGCAAAAAGTTTGTCGGGCATGACTATTTTGAGTCGAAGTCTTATTATACTCGCCCGGGCGTACCTCAGGGACCCATACTGGGGCCGTCTCTGTCCCTGATTCCTGTACGACTATACTTTGAGTAGCGTGCTTATTCACtgatctgtctgtctgtctgtctctgcATGTATGTGTGTGCGGGTACCTTGTGCGCGGACATGTCCTTGATGGCGTTGCACTTGTAGGGGCAGAGCTTGCAGGAGTAGAGGTAGAGCTTGAAGTTGGGCGAGGCGAGCAGCTCGTGCGGCGGCGGGAGGTCGCTCTTGCGCTTGCGGCCGCCGCGGGACTGCGCCAGGAGGGCCCTGCCACACGGAGTACAGGGTACTATAGGTTGTGCTACATCATAGTGTGAGAAGAGTAGGGAACTGAGATAAGGTgcatgaaggattgcaacgcattgccatacaccaacacaaaaacgtggatgacgtagcacggcggttcgggtttagtcagtaagagtctgacactgtCCATTctctcccccgagggagtggctGTCCATGAGGATTGCCAAGAACTGAGATAAGTAAAATTTTTATAAGTCACCACATCAATTACCACTGTACATGGCttgtttttcgttattttttcagTTCAATTCAATATCTTAATTTActaagtacatacatatattattatatctggCTAACACAGGACAAGGAGATAAGAAGGTATGGTATATAGGTAGTAGATTATCCTCAGACCTACtcttcattaaaatcggtcaaaCCGTTTCAGAGAAGTACGGTAGCAactgacacgagaattttatttgaacaataaaataaatatgtcgtAACAAACGTTTTTACATTCAAAACTCTCACAGATTTTTGAGTAAAAGGTCATACACACAGAACGGAGTATATTACCACGagactataatattaaaagattataatttccAAAACTTACTTCGCTTTTTGTAGAGCTTTCGCCTTTTCCAATATTTCCGCTGGCGACAAACCCTTCTGAAACAACATAGCCTGGTTACTTATACTGTGACTGATAaactaacattaattttaaaaatatagccTGTCTGGTTAAGAGCTTCagaataataaaagcaaatcaATCGATCTTTGATCTTCATTTTCATGTCGTTATAGCAGCTATCCTAATGCTAAAGCTATAAATGACAACTGTCACAGTTCGTGAGATACAATCTTTTAACGGACAGATAGAGCTtaggtggctggtcggtcttctgaccttggccttagtacttaCAGTTCAATTTCGTATAGGCTtagatacagcgacctcaaatttttgtttgtttggcatggcacctgcacacttattttgttattgttctgtacaattataatatttcttgtaaacggaatgacagcgtgctgctggggagtttgttgcgccgtttcttctctcacagcaagagcacttaggaagcggtgaaggtgctgaccttcaaaaagtgctacttagtagcctaatttgaataaatgaattttgattttgattttgacttagTAATAGTTTCATTTTCACCCTTTGTGTACGAAGCACTAAAAACTGGTTCCTTTCTACAGTTTTCTATAACAATATTAGTTTGAACTTTAAACTGTATAACTACGGTATATAATGTTACCTTAGGCTGTTCCACCTTCTTGACGGGAGGGGGCTCCTGCGGCGCGGACTTCAGGAACACGAGCGAGCCCTGACCGGACTCGTTCTCCACCACCATGTACGAGTCTTGGTTGTCTGAGAACAAGgatgatttatattaatattcagactttgagaaatttaattcttgtgtcgcgggtgtttctcaaacattcaagtcacatttacaaagacacccagactgtgtgatccacaaatgcttgtcctacacgggaaTGGAAACCGCGACACTTCGCCTTAAGCGAGTTTCTCACAACAGAGTTACCTCAAACCGTTTACTCTCCATGCAGTCAAATACTGAATTTCACAGATAGAATCAGCTGCCATAAACTTTATGAAGAGGCTTCAATGCAATGCCATACGACACCAGATCCTTCAGCTGAACAGGCATTGTTTATAGTGTTTggtttttgaaaatatgtattttaaaaacttttttataataactatcgtgagactgattcattattgaatgatgtaacggtttactcacgcgtatttatcggggtagcccgactagtttcggacccaaccggagtccttaatcatgagcagacgcggcgggatcgcgagtcgaatctagtcgggctaccccgataaatacgcgtgagtaaaccgttacatcatttaataattttaaaaactgttaagtgttgattatttttaatttaataaataaaaataaacaagatccAATCCAACTTATTACTATATTAGTGTGGGTCAATATTGTGTGTTAACAACCCTGCTAGTTTAACAATAGTTATGTTCTCATAGTTACGGTTAATAAAtggtaaataatgtatatatgCCTACCCTCAGTGTCACTAGACTGCAGTACACAGGTGACAGTAGCGCTGGGGTCTGTGTCCGCACCGCCCGCGTTCGCTACCAGCTGGTACGACTCCTCGCCGTCTTGACATCTGAATATACAAGAATAAAatggtataataattatatttcaagtaGCAACATgttgaacagaaaaaaaaacgtctccAGCATAAAGGAATTATGTACTTGTGACACATGGGATTTCATAAgcattcaagtgacatgcaaAAGAACACCTATTCAGTACAAACATTtatggatctcacaaatgcttggccCAGCAGGGATTGTACCCGCAACATATGAGTTTGGGGTAATGGGGTGATCTATAGCACCATTAGCACCTAGCTATCCATGGTACATATACTTAGTATGGTTCCACAAATCCTGTATGTAATAGTATTTATCATCCACTAACCGGACCAGTGTCAAGTTGAGTAGATCCAGTTGCATTAATCCTTTGCTCGTGTCCAACACTTGCATGTATTTTGGTTGCTGATCACTTCCATCTTCTAACTCTGGGAGCATACTGCCGTCCTGAGAAgatagtattaattattaatttagttattttcaaCAAATACAGTTCCAGAGGTACCCAAAATAATGATGACAGGGTGTTCCAGAAAAAATGTCAATACAAAATGTGGTGTTAGTTAgttgtttaattatatataagtTGTGTTCCTTTTAAATTTAGGTATGATTAAAAACAGacatttatatctataaataaattatttttatatgtaggGATTGAATCCATGGCAAGTTGCATGCAACACTTATTGATATGGTGACTTAAACTACtcataaaataatctatttgtttttacttaaaagtatataaattcaataattatgtaatattcttACCCTGTCCTTTTCAAATGGAGTCACTTCAACTATCTGTAGTTGACCTGAAAATACAAACAAAGTAGTTAATTAAcaactctttaaaaataaataacatgaatcatgtaaaaagtatgaataaacggttaataaaactattgtctttatgttttaaaacaacagtaatatttgtaataaatagtaCCTAGTAGTTTATAATAgtagttttacaaatatttgttattcatattaatGTGAGAATTCTATGTCTTAAAATTGCTTATCATTGATTGAAAGTCATCTGAAGATGGAACATCTAGATGAATTTGTTACTAAAGAAGCATTtatcttttataaattatagtttCTTACCATCTTTGTACTCCGCAGCCAAGATCTGTCCGTCTGAAGTCTCAATAGTAACTTCCTCATCAGACATGGTGAATTAAATCtgagaaattaataatttatattgttttacagtTAAAGTATGGTTTTAAGTTTCTAACTTGTAATATGAAGGTATTACCAAAAGTCGAGAGATAATTATTCTCATTcataaaacttatatatttccaCGTATATATTTGATATGGAATTCAAAATGTGCTGAAAAACACATAAGTACGGTTGGACCGATgtaattttttagttatttctgGCAGGAAACGGAAAGTGTATAAAATCGACATGCATACGAGCGTCGCCGCGCGTAATAACAAGTTGGACCTCGTTGTTATAGTCTTGTTTCTTAAAATTAGTAAGGTATTCTATACTGAATCAAATATCTAGGTAATAACGAAAAATTAtggaatgtaaaaataatcCCATAGAAAGTGCTACGTAAGTATTGGCACAGCTATCACACTGCATCATCAAGTAGGCAACCTACGTAATTCCATCGCCAGTCATCTTACAAACAgacattttaaagcaaataaaacttttacttgataatgaaagtaaataataaacaaaatagacGTCATTTTCTTTCATGACAAAAATGGTTCTTGCAACACCAAAATTGTTGATGCGGTGTTTCTATGCTATAGCAAtgactttataattttattattgcaacAATCAATACTCACGTTTAATGGCAACAATGAAGTTGTAAAACACGAAAGTACACGTCCACTACACGGATAACACAAGAAATAACGCAATATACTTGATTTATCAAGTTAATATGGCGAcgccattaaattaaatatacttctCTTTGTAAATTACGACTGCAAGACATCTCGGCATTATGGTCAGTGTtgcaacattaaataatattcttgtttttcacaatataaaactacatttttattggaattcttgttttaaattcttTCTTAGAGAAATAAagtactagaaaaaaaatcgtaaaaaacaaaaaacctatttatactatttaattatgtaacataacctttttttaagtagcaacataaataatagagctctactttttaatttatatttatcgatCGATAAAACAATAAAGGGAGTTAATAATGCCGTATTTAGTTAATAATAGATTCCAGTCacaaataatcattttacattattgtCTGACGTCACCGTaagataaaaattacaattaaaggCGAGGCTCTTGGTAATACTCTCCTCTCTCTTACTTAGATCGATTTATATCGAAATAGTGTTGCTGTCTTTGTCTTATAATCCATTAGCTGTGTAATACTGATATGGTAGAGCTAAAAGCGTAAGCATAGAGCGTGGGCGACAAATGTATTC contains:
- the LOC113499855 gene encoding uncharacterized protein LOC113499855 isoform X3 — its product is MSDEEVTIETSDGQILAAEYKDGQLQIVEVTPFEKDRDGSMLPELEDGSDQQPKYMQVLDTSKGLMQLDLLNLTLVRCQDGEESYQLVANAGGADTDPSATVTCVLQSSDTEDNQDSYMVVENESGQGSLVFLKSAPQEPPPVKKVEQPKKGLSPAEILEKAKALQKAKALLAQSRGGRKRKSDLPPPHELLASPNFKLYLYSCKLCPYKCNAIKDMSAHKAAEHAGGGARGRAGGRGAAVTLQCARCPYRGGTHSQLMKHVQDKHLENTSSSKLSNYTVHLDTEEVEAADVLVCGACGFEAAERALFRAHIEDEHGATTC
- the LOC113499855 gene encoding uncharacterized protein LOC113499855 isoform X5; its protein translation is MSDEEVTIETSDGQILAAEYKDGQLQIVEVTPFEKDRDGSMLPELEDGSDQQPKYMQVLDTSKGLMQLDLLNLTLVRCQDGEESYQLVANAGGADTDPSATVTCVLQSSDTEDNQDSYMVVENESGQGSLVFLKSAPQEPPPVKKVEQPKKGLSPAEILEKAKALQKAKALLAQSRGGRKRKSDLPPPHELLASPNFKLYLYSCKLCPYKCNAIKDMSAHKLMKHVQDKHLENTSSSKLSNYTVHLDTEEVEAADVLVCGACGFEAAERALFRAHIEDEHGATTC
- the LOC113499855 gene encoding uncharacterized protein LOC113499855 isoform X6 — translated: MSDEEVTIETSDGQILAAEYKDGQLQIVEVTPFEKDRDGSMLPELEDGSDQQPKYMQVLDTSKGLMQLDLLNLTLVRCQDGEESYQLVANAGGADTDPSATVTCVLQSSDTEDNQDSYMVVENESGQGSLVFLKSAPQEPPPVKKVEQPKKGLSPAEILEKAKALQKAKALLAQSRGGRKRKSDLPPPHELLASPNFKLYLYSCKLCPYKCNAIKDMSAHKLMKHVQDKHLENTSSNTVHLDTEEVEAADVLVCGACGFEAAERALFRAHIEDEHGATTC
- the LOC113499855 gene encoding uncharacterized protein LOC113499855 isoform X4, which codes for MSDEEVTIETSDGQILAAEYKDGQLQIVEVTPFEKDRDGSMLPELEDGSDQQPKYMQVLDTSKGLMQLDLLNLTLVRCQDGEESYQLVANAGGADTDPSATVTCVLQSSDTEDNQDSYMVVENESGQGSLVFLKSAPQEPPPVKKVEQPKKGLSPAEILEKAKALQKAKALLAQSRGGRKRKSDLPPPHELLASPNFKLYLYSCKLCPYKCNAIKDMSAHKAAEHAGGGARGRAGGRGAAVTLQCARCPYRGGTHSQLMKHVQDKHLENTSSNTVHLDTEEVEAADVLVCGACGFEAAERALFRAHIEDEHGATTC